A single window of Vibrio stylophorae DNA harbors:
- a CDS encoding hybrid sensor histidine kinase/response regulator: MQTTKRFKRLQHALMLAFLALSITPLVLTGLFFLNSHSRDLENQSQGHLASLRDSKVKQINRYFEAEVSNVQGFSRSDLAVGSGGRFYGLVSAFAQLGFSKDRALNAITNQVAANLDGNQAEPDSTRPISPSLVNTSERYRLLHKRYHQSYLDFLNRSDFSDILLVDVDGNVVYSVKKRNNYGMNLTSAAYKDKPLGQAFQQIQKASQGRIDANNIPVILTDFSTNNSHDVPVAWLAAPVSQDNYLHSYVFFELPNTVLTELVQEDVNNQANSTHALLINQAHHTRINMGAENDKLFESPAIDLALAGDTGVGRLDNFDGIAVLSAFAPIHVLDKHWALVIELPTNEAFARVRQLETIFIIAMLSAIILVVIASHWLSNSITAPLLRLTWAAERVSAGDLDQAISSTDRHDEIGRLAISFERMQRSVREKIATIRSQNQELEHQIQIIEEKNAELEHADKLKDEFLAMTSHELRTPLHGMVGIAESMVSGLNGPLPLQQQHQLQMIINSGQRLSNLVDDILDYHKMRYGNVDLDSHALDSSVAVRLVLEMSNHLLGDKPVRIINQVGPNLPLIFADEQRLEQVLYNLVGNAIKYTSEGKIIISATVLDHQLRIQVVDTGEGIPADQLELIFEPLTQTSDSSRYRQGAGLGLSISRQLIELMNGQLYVSSQPLIGTTFSFTLPLATEAQVSTSKARDLHNHFQAPSAADNQLLDESEQLPENPNGDMLLVIDDEPVNLQILNNYLRLEGYRVITADNGMNALELVQTYHPVLVLTDVMMPGMNGYEVTETLRQHYNPIELPIIMLTALSQIHDRIRGFESGANDYLTKPFSKEELSARIRAHLRASQSEVQRQENARLQAEIRHRQQVEAGLLETQSRLLNLLESASEPVLCIQADDRIRYANDAAGKLFKRASEQLERLHFNDLLSVPLPHSAMESHHYSGAISVKIGEEIHSIKVDMIKLPEESGLNAMLVFNTGETAAHVRIDILESAIELLSDYAFHSDDDKLQQLRELGGEFTRLADRLGGQQTQKGDLMRECLVEATLLSLEYWETCTGSNKFALAEESGLWRVYLDRSTLQTRTLDKYLRKETLPKTPRWRTVLNTVDFVLERGHQHTDLRQRLQQARDRLQRLMMSQV; the protein is encoded by the coding sequence ATGCAAACAACCAAACGATTTAAGCGGCTACAACATGCTTTGATGCTGGCCTTTTTGGCGCTTAGCATTACCCCCTTGGTTCTGACTGGTCTCTTCTTCCTGAACTCGCACAGCCGTGACCTTGAAAATCAAAGTCAGGGTCACTTGGCCTCGCTGCGTGATAGTAAGGTCAAACAAATTAACCGCTATTTTGAGGCGGAAGTTTCCAATGTGCAGGGCTTTTCCCGTTCTGATTTGGCGGTGGGAAGTGGCGGCCGCTTTTATGGTCTGGTCAGCGCCTTTGCTCAGCTAGGATTTAGCAAAGATCGCGCGCTCAATGCCATTACCAATCAAGTCGCCGCTAACTTAGATGGCAATCAGGCCGAGCCCGACTCTACGCGCCCTATTTCACCGTCACTGGTCAACACCAGTGAGCGTTATCGCTTACTGCACAAACGCTATCACCAAAGCTATTTAGACTTTCTCAATCGCTCTGATTTCTCTGATATTCTGCTCGTCGATGTCGATGGCAACGTGGTTTATTCAGTCAAAAAACGCAACAACTACGGGATGAATCTCACCTCTGCGGCCTATAAAGATAAACCGCTGGGCCAAGCCTTTCAGCAAATTCAAAAAGCCAGTCAAGGGCGCATTGATGCCAACAATATTCCTGTTATTTTGACCGACTTTTCAACCAACAATAGCCATGATGTTCCTGTGGCTTGGCTCGCTGCACCAGTTTCACAGGATAACTACCTGCATAGCTATGTGTTCTTTGAGTTGCCCAACACAGTGCTCACCGAGTTGGTGCAAGAGGATGTCAATAACCAAGCCAACTCAACCCACGCCCTGCTGATTAACCAAGCGCACCATACACGCATCAATATGGGCGCTGAAAATGACAAGCTTTTTGAAAGCCCTGCCATTGATCTAGCGCTGGCTGGCGATACAGGTGTGGGTCGCTTGGATAACTTTGATGGCATCGCGGTACTCAGTGCCTTTGCCCCGATTCATGTGCTCGATAAACATTGGGCGCTAGTCATTGAGTTGCCTACCAATGAAGCCTTTGCGCGAGTGCGCCAGCTCGAGACTATCTTTATCATCGCCATGCTATCGGCGATTATTTTGGTCGTAATCGCCTCACACTGGCTATCGAACTCCATCACCGCACCACTACTACGCCTCACTTGGGCAGCTGAGCGAGTATCCGCAGGCGATCTCGACCAAGCCATTAGCAGCACCGACCGCCACGATGAAATTGGCCGGTTGGCCATCAGTTTTGAACGTATGCAACGCTCAGTGCGCGAGAAAATCGCCACCATTCGCAGCCAAAACCAAGAGCTCGAACATCAAATTCAGATTATCGAAGAGAAAAACGCCGAGCTTGAGCATGCCGATAAGCTCAAAGATGAATTTTTGGCCATGACCTCCCATGAACTGCGGACACCACTACACGGCATGGTGGGTATTGCTGAATCTATGGTTTCAGGTCTCAATGGCCCGCTGCCACTTCAGCAGCAGCATCAGCTACAGATGATCATCAACAGTGGCCAGCGCCTTTCAAACTTGGTCGATGACATTCTCGACTATCACAAGATGCGCTATGGCAATGTAGACCTCGACAGTCATGCACTAGATAGCTCAGTGGCAGTGCGTTTGGTCTTGGAAATGTCTAACCACCTATTGGGTGATAAGCCTGTGCGCATCATCAACCAAGTAGGACCTAACCTGCCGCTTATTTTTGCTGACGAGCAGCGCCTTGAGCAGGTGCTTTATAACCTCGTAGGCAATGCCATCAAGTACACCAGCGAAGGGAAAATTATTATCTCAGCGACCGTGCTTGATCATCAGCTTCGCATTCAAGTCGTCGACACTGGCGAAGGCATTCCAGCCGATCAGCTCGAACTAATTTTTGAGCCACTGACCCAAACCAGCGACAGCAGCCGTTATCGCCAAGGGGCAGGCTTGGGGCTATCCATCAGCCGCCAGTTGATTGAATTGATGAACGGCCAGCTCTATGTCAGCAGCCAACCACTGATTGGTACCACCTTTAGCTTTACCTTGCCGTTGGCGACAGAAGCTCAAGTCTCCACCAGTAAGGCGCGGGATCTACACAACCACTTCCAAGCGCCAAGCGCTGCGGATAATCAGCTATTGGATGAATCCGAGCAGCTGCCAGAAAACCCCAATGGCGATATGCTGCTCGTGATTGATGATGAGCCAGTGAACCTGCAAATCCTCAATAACTATCTGCGCCTTGAAGGCTATCGGGTGATCACCGCAGATAACGGCATGAACGCGCTTGAGTTGGTGCAAACCTATCATCCGGTTCTGGTGCTCACTGATGTGATGATGCCGGGTATGAATGGTTATGAAGTCACAGAAACGCTGCGCCAGCACTACAATCCAATTGAGCTGCCGATCATTATGCTCACCGCACTGAGTCAAATTCACGATCGCATTCGCGGCTTTGAATCCGGTGCCAATGACTATCTGACCAAGCCCTTTAGTAAAGAAGAGCTCAGCGCTCGTATACGGGCTCACCTTCGCGCCAGCCAATCTGAGGTACAGCGCCAAGAAAACGCCCGTTTGCAAGCTGAAATTCGCCATCGCCAGCAAGTGGAAGCAGGCCTACTGGAAACGCAAAGTCGTCTTCTCAACCTGCTCGAAAGTGCATCAGAACCCGTCCTGTGTATTCAGGCCGATGATCGTATTCGCTATGCCAACGATGCTGCAGGTAAGCTATTTAAACGCGCCTCAGAACAGCTTGAGCGACTGCACTTTAACGATCTACTCTCAGTACCTTTGCCGCATAGCGCCATGGAAAGCCATCACTATAGTGGCGCGATTTCGGTGAAAATTGGTGAAGAGATACACTCCATTAAAGTCGACATGATTAAGCTTCCTGAGGAGTCAGGGCTTAACGCAATGCTAGTATTTAACACCGGGGAAACCGCCGCCCATGTGCGCATTGATATTCTAGAAAGCGCCATTGAGCTACTCTCTGATTACGCCTTCCACAGTGATGATGACAAGCTGCAGCAGCTGCGAGAGCTAGGCGGTGAGTTTACTCGTCTTGCCGATCGCCTCGGTGGGCAGCAAACTCAAAAAGGCGATTTAATGCGTGAATGCTTGGTTGAAGCGACATTACTCTCCTTGGAATATTGGGAAACCTGCACTGGCAGCAACAAGTTTGCCTTAGCAGAAGAGAGTGGCCTATGGCGTGTTTATCTCGACCGCAGCACACTACAAACCCGCACCCTAGATAAATACCTAAGAAAAGAAACACTGCCAAAAACGCCGCGTTGGCGCACCGTGCTCAATACCGTTGATTTTGTCCTAGAGCGCGGTCATCAACACACAGACCTGCGCCAGCGACTACAGCAAGCACGCGATAGGCTGCAGCGGCTGATGATGAGCCAGGTTTAA